One genomic region from Bacteroidales bacterium encodes:
- a CDS encoding RidA family protein: MKKIISTDKAPKAIGPYSQAVEVNGTLYISGQVPIDPAIGKLIEGGIKEQTEQVMKNIGAILNAAGLNYSNVVKSTCLLSDMDNFAAMNEVYSRYYTSEMPARAAYGVVKLPLGALIEIETIAVK; this comes from the coding sequence ATGAAAAAGATTATTAGTACCGATAAAGCACCTAAAGCAATTGGCCCTTACAGCCAAGCTGTTGAAGTAAATGGGACTCTTTATATTTCTGGTCAAGTTCCTATCGATCCTGCCATAGGAAAACTGATTGAAGGGGGCATCAAAGAACAAACTGAACAAGTAATGAAAAACATTGGAGCCATACTAAACGCTGCAGGTTTAAACTACTCAAATGTTGTAAAATCGACCTGTTTGTTAAGTGATATGGATAACTTTGCCGCTATGAACGAAGTGTATTCACGTTACTACACATCCGAAATGCCAGCACGTGCTGCTTATGGCGTAGTAAAACTTCCTCTGGGAGCGTTAATAGAGATTGAGACAATTGCTGTTAAGTAA
- a CDS encoding aminodeoxychorismate/anthranilate synthase component II, whose translation MNVVVIDFFDSFTFNLVHYLEQMCNSVECIRCNKVDIASLGSYDGVVLSPGPGLPIETHNLYEILTTWGSIKPILGICLGHQAIGAFFGLELINMPHVHHGISRLTSVIDENEILFNGLPLEFLSARYHSWVVSSPDEYSPLKITAVDKDGDIMGISHRKYNIKGIQFHPESILTNYGFQILNNWVKSI comes from the coding sequence ATGAACGTGGTTGTAATAGATTTCTTTGATTCCTTTACTTTCAATCTTGTCCACTACCTTGAACAGATGTGCAATAGTGTTGAATGCATTAGGTGTAACAAGGTTGATATTGCAAGTTTAGGTTCATATGATGGTGTTGTGCTTTCTCCGGGGCCGGGTTTACCTATTGAAACTCATAATCTTTATGAAATTTTGACTACATGGGGTTCAATAAAACCAATCTTAGGAATTTGTTTAGGTCATCAAGCAATAGGAGCGTTTTTCGGTTTGGAGTTAATTAATATGCCTCATGTACATCATGGAATTAGTAGATTAACCTCCGTGATTGATGAAAATGAGATTTTATTTAATGGGTTACCTCTAGAATTTTTAAGCGCAAGATACCACTCATGGGTTGTTAGTTCCCCGGACGAATATTCACCGTTAAAAATTACTGCGGTTGATAAAGATGGAGATATAATGGGAATAAGCCACCGCAAGTATAATATTAAGGGTATTCAATTTCATCCGGAATCAATTCTAACCAATTACGGATTTCAAATACTAAATAATTGGGTTAAATCAATTTAA
- a CDS encoding LPS-assembly protein LptD, with protein sequence MIGFSFEKTDHEVFYHSELQQKDSIPIKDTSVIAKKQPLEDPIFYNAKDSTIYSLDGKKIYLFGDGVVNYQKIELKAQYIEFDMEKKEVFAKGIQDSTGKVLGSPVFKDGGQTYTMSDIFYNFNSKKAKINGVITEQNGGFLHSDITKKMEDNSVNLKNGKFTSCNLPHPHFYIAMTKGKVIPNDKIIFGPSYLVIEDVPFPLVIPFGYFPNTRERSSGIIIPEYGEEIIRGVFLRGGGFYFGISDYFDLKLTTDIYSFGSWAVRSQSTYKKRYRFSGNLGIDVSKNILNDSTQSNSYNIVWTHSQDSKASPNSNFSASVNFGSTDYNHFNSSNLTDYLSNQVNSSINYSKTFVGTPFRMTTAFTHSQNNRSKVVSIDFPRVSLSMDKIYPFKRDLEVGAPAWYEKIGFSVNTSIDNKVSVKEKNLFKRSVIDSMSNGIKHEIPLMTSFNLLKFIQVSPSVNYSEFWYASTIRKNWVDGSGSIPGKVVEDTVPGFRRAWQYSTGVSMSTKIYGMFNFGKDKAIQAIRHVLTPTFSLSYRPDFSDPSYGFYKTYQTDQKGNTAKYSIFERGVYGSPGAGKSGMISFGLGNNLEMKVRSTKDTVNNFKKIKIFENLSFNSSYNLLADSMKLQPISFAGSTRLLDKININFNGVLNPYALNDKGVAYNTYELKTNGKFARLTSFSIGVDFSLNSAKKDKNSNKQTPPVDLPLNGERDNSSFGQSMSSNNITTQSVDFEIPWNLRINYNFNYSKPAFEKSTNQTLGFSGDLSLTPKWKIGFSSGYDFQIRKLSTTSINIYRDLHCWEMRLTLIPLGFRKMYSFQINVKSGMLQDLKWTKRDSYLDNL encoded by the coding sequence TTGATTGGTTTCTCATTCGAAAAAACCGATCACGAAGTTTTTTATCATTCTGAACTTCAGCAAAAAGATTCTATTCCAATAAAAGATACTTCCGTAATAGCCAAGAAACAACCTTTAGAAGACCCCATTTTCTATAATGCCAAAGATTCAACCATTTACTCCCTTGACGGCAAAAAAATTTATTTGTTTGGTGATGGTGTTGTTAACTATCAAAAAATTGAGCTAAAAGCTCAATACATTGAATTTGATATGGAAAAAAAGGAGGTTTTTGCAAAAGGAATTCAAGATAGTACTGGTAAAGTACTAGGTAGTCCCGTTTTCAAAGATGGTGGACAAACGTATACAATGAGTGACATCTTCTATAACTTTAATTCAAAAAAGGCAAAAATAAATGGCGTAATTACTGAACAAAATGGAGGATTTTTACATAGTGATATTACAAAGAAAATGGAAGATAACTCTGTTAACCTTAAAAATGGAAAGTTTACATCTTGTAATCTCCCCCACCCTCACTTCTATATAGCGATGACAAAGGGAAAAGTAATTCCTAATGATAAAATTATTTTTGGCCCTTCATATTTAGTAATCGAAGATGTACCATTTCCTTTGGTTATACCCTTTGGTTATTTTCCAAATACAAGGGAACGTTCATCCGGAATAATAATACCTGAATATGGAGAGGAAATAATTAGGGGTGTATTCTTAAGGGGCGGGGGATTCTACTTTGGTATTAGTGATTATTTTGATTTAAAATTAACAACGGATATTTACTCTTTTGGATCATGGGCTGTTCGTTCTCAATCGACATACAAAAAACGTTATCGTTTTTCAGGTAATTTAGGTATTGATGTTTCAAAAAATATTCTAAACGATTCTACCCAATCAAATTCTTATAATATTGTATGGACACATTCACAGGATTCCAAAGCTAGTCCGAATTCAAACTTTTCAGCAAGTGTTAATTTTGGTTCAACTGACTACAACCATTTCAACTCATCAAACCTTACAGACTACTTAAGTAATCAGGTAAATTCAAGTATTAACTACTCTAAAACATTCGTTGGTACACCATTTCGAATGACTACTGCGTTTACTCACTCGCAGAATAATCGATCTAAAGTTGTAAGTATTGATTTTCCAAGAGTTTCACTTAGTATGGATAAGATTTACCCATTTAAAAGAGATTTAGAAGTTGGGGCACCTGCATGGTATGAAAAAATTGGATTTAGCGTAAATACTAGCATTGATAATAAAGTATCCGTAAAAGAAAAAAATCTGTTTAAACGAAGTGTTATTGATAGCATGAGTAATGGGATTAAACATGAAATTCCATTAATGACATCATTTAATTTACTTAAGTTCATTCAAGTAAGTCCAAGTGTAAATTACTCTGAATTTTGGTATGCTAGCACAATTAGAAAAAACTGGGTGGATGGTTCAGGTTCAATCCCAGGTAAAGTTGTAGAAGATACTGTTCCTGGATTTAGAAGGGCGTGGCAGTATAGTACAGGTGTATCCATGAGCACTAAGATTTATGGTATGTTTAATTTTGGAAAGGATAAAGCGATTCAAGCCATCCGGCATGTTTTAACCCCTACCTTTTCGCTCAGCTACAGACCTGATTTTAGCGATCCTAGCTATGGTTTTTACAAAACTTACCAAACTGATCAAAAGGGAAATACTGCAAAGTATTCAATTTTCGAAAGGGGGGTTTACGGTAGTCCTGGTGCAGGGAAATCTGGTATGATATCTTTTGGATTAGGGAATAATCTTGAAATGAAAGTTCGATCAACCAAGGATACGGTAAACAATTTTAAAAAAATTAAAATATTCGAAAATCTATCTTTCAATTCGAGCTATAACCTTCTTGCTGATTCGATGAAACTTCAGCCTATATCATTTGCAGGTAGTACACGACTTTTAGATAAAATTAATATAAACTTCAACGGAGTTCTTAACCCCTACGCTTTAAATGATAAAGGTGTGGCTTATAACACTTATGAACTCAAAACCAACGGAAAATTTGCTCGTTTAACATCCTTTTCTATTGGTGTAGATTTTTCATTAAATAGTGCAAAAAAGGATAAAAATTCGAATAAACAAACGCCTCCAGTAGATCTTCCACTTAATGGAGAACGGGATAATTCTTCGTTTGGGCAATCGATGAGCAGTAACAATATAACCACGCAAAGTGTTGATTTTGAAATCCCTTGGAATTTACGGATTAACTATAACTTTAACTACTCAAAACCAGCGTTTGAAAAGTCAACAAATCAAACATTAGGTTTTAGCGGTGATTTAAGTCTAACCCCAAAATGGAAAATTGGATTTTCTTCAGGATACGATTTTCAGATTAGAAAATTATCCACTACTTCAATCAACATTTATCGTGATTTACACTGCTGGGAAATGCGCTTGACCTTAATTCCATTAGGTTTCAGAAAAATGTATAGTTTTCAGATTAACGTAAAATCTGGAATGCTTCAAGATTTAAAGTGGACTAAGCGTGATAGTTATCTCGATAATCTGTAG
- a CDS encoding N-acetylmuramoyl-L-alanine amidase, with amino-acid sequence MLFVFKSTFFRTYTLVYVTLLAFLFNFHANGQTPESNGIHKIVIDPGHGGSDPGTLGSRTREKDIALSIALKLGNFIRNNYPDVEVIFTRKDDKFVALDERTTIANASKADLFISIHCNSNPSKSPYGTETYVLGLHKSEDNLDVAMRENAVITYEQDYSSKYEGYDPKSTESYIIFTLMQNAHLDQSLRFANLVETEFREHTTRHDRGVKQAGFLVLWKSSMPSVLIETGFLSNIKEEAFLATESGQELIASSIFKAFGDYKKSIDNQSLMSSSIQFTKEKDTSNLRLNEQNNQAEIIFKVQITSSRKKIPVTSKIFKDIKGVNEIGFDGIYKYTVGSKKKYTEIVEYCQQIRKQFPDAFIIAVKGNKIIPLDIALKEISI; translated from the coding sequence ATGCTTTTTGTTTTTAAATCAACATTTTTTAGAACATATACACTTGTATATGTTACTTTGTTAGCTTTTTTATTCAATTTTCATGCCAATGGTCAAACTCCAGAAAGCAATGGGATTCATAAAATTGTTATCGATCCAGGTCATGGAGGTAGCGATCCTGGAACACTTGGTAGCAGAACGCGTGAAAAAGATATAGCTCTTTCAATAGCCTTAAAATTAGGAAATTTTATAAGAAATAATTATCCGGATGTAGAAGTAATTTTCACTCGAAAAGATGATAAATTTGTTGCACTTGACGAGCGAACAACAATTGCGAATGCTTCCAAAGCCGATTTATTCATATCTATTCATTGTAATTCTAACCCAAGCAAGAGTCCGTATGGAACTGAAACATATGTACTTGGGTTGCATAAGTCAGAAGATAATCTTGATGTAGCAATGCGAGAGAATGCAGTTATTACATACGAGCAAGATTACTCATCAAAATACGAGGGCTATGATCCCAAGTCAACCGAATCATATATTATATTTACCTTAATGCAAAATGCACATTTAGATCAAAGCTTACGATTTGCTAATCTTGTTGAAACGGAATTTAGAGAGCACACAACTAGGCATGATAGAGGTGTAAAACAAGCAGGATTCCTTGTGCTTTGGAAATCATCAATGCCAAGTGTATTAATCGAAACGGGTTTTTTAAGCAACATAAAGGAGGAAGCATTTCTTGCTACCGAATCAGGTCAAGAATTAATAGCTTCATCTATTTTTAAAGCATTTGGTGATTATAAGAAGAGTATTGATAACCAAAGTTTAATGTCTTCAAGTATACAATTTACAAAGGAAAAAGATACCTCAAACTTAAGATTAAACGAACAAAACAATCAGGCAGAAATAATTTTTAAAGTTCAAATCACCTCATCCAGAAAGAAAATACCAGTAACATCTAAAATTTTCAAAGATATTAAAGGGGTTAATGAAATTGGTTTTGATGGTATATATAAGTATACTGTTGGTAGTAAAAAGAAGTATACCGAAATTGTTGAGTACTGTCAGCAAATTAGGAAACAATTTCCCGATGCGTTTATAATAGCTGTTAAAGGAAATAAAATCATTCCTCTCGATATCGCATTAAAAGAAATATCAATTTAA
- a CDS encoding MCE family protein, producing MKIKITREAKIGFFAILCLAAMFWGINFLKGKNIFSPNNIYYTIFNQVDGLENTNPVLINGFKVGLVKNIKFEEGNTGRFLVTLLVGKKYKIPENTIAKMISTSIIGGKAIKLEVISGGKLHNPGDTLPGQIETGLIDQLGHQIAPVKQKAENLMVELEKTLKIMSEVFNEENRVQLSQSFANLNKALYSINQTAAEFDTTMSPNGTMRRILSNVESISSNLKNSNKDISKIVKNFSAISDTMAKIKIASTMIQVDSAMRQFNAVVTKINSGKGTLGNLINNDTLFFNLENASKSLELLIKDVKENPKRYINFSVIDLSRTKYVESKKPR from the coding sequence ATGAAAATTAAAATAACCCGCGAGGCAAAAATTGGATTTTTTGCTATTTTATGTTTGGCTGCAATGTTTTGGGGAATAAATTTTCTAAAGGGTAAGAATATTTTTAGCCCCAACAATATTTATTATACAATTTTCAATCAAGTTGATGGATTAGAGAATACTAACCCAGTACTTATTAATGGCTTTAAAGTTGGGTTGGTTAAAAATATCAAATTTGAGGAAGGTAATACTGGAAGGTTTCTGGTTACTCTTTTGGTTGGAAAAAAGTATAAAATCCCTGAAAATACAATCGCTAAGATGATAAGTACGAGTATTATTGGAGGCAAAGCCATTAAACTCGAAGTAATATCTGGTGGCAAATTGCATAACCCTGGGGATACCTTACCTGGGCAAATTGAAACTGGATTAATAGATCAATTGGGACATCAGATTGCACCCGTTAAACAAAAGGCAGAAAATTTAATGGTTGAATTAGAAAAAACTTTAAAGATAATGTCAGAGGTTTTTAACGAAGAAAATAGAGTGCAGCTAAGTCAAAGTTTTGCGAATTTAAACAAGGCTCTTTACAGTATAAATCAAACAGCGGCTGAATTCGATACTACAATGAGTCCCAATGGGACTATGCGTAGGATTCTTTCAAATGTTGAATCTATTTCTTCGAACCTTAAGAATAGTAATAAGGATATTTCAAAAATTGTTAAGAATTTTTCCGCTATAAGCGATACAATGGCAAAAATAAAAATAGCTTCAACGATGATACAGGTTGATTCTGCAATGCGGCAGTTTAATGCTGTTGTAACAAAAATAAACTCAGGAAAAGGAACTTTGGGTAATCTCATAAATAACGATACTCTCTTCTTTAATCTCGAGAATGCTTCCAAAAGTCTTGAGCTTCTAATAAAGGATGTAAAAGAAAACCCAAAAAGATACATCAACTTTTCCGTAATAGACTTGAGTAGAACTAAGTATGTTGAATCAAAAAAACCAAGATAG
- the dnaA gene encoding chromosomal replication initiator protein DnaA: MIRDFQQVWHSCLQIIKDNVSPVSFKTWFEPIVPVKLEKSILTIQVPSPFFYEYLEEQYIDILRKTLRKELGSDAKLEYSVVMENNSFANSKPYTVKFPTQNKTDLKNKPVSIPANNQDYQIKNPFVIPGIKKLYVDPQLNPDNTFANFVEGECNRLARSAGLAVSHAPGKTAFNPLLLYGNSGLGKTHLAQAIGIEAKEKFPEKTVLYVNAAKFQTQFVEAIRNNNKNDFLHFYQMIDILIIDDVHEFAGKEKTQDTFFHIFNHLHQSGKQLIFTSDKPPVELQGLEQRLLSRFKWGLSADLQAPDFETRIAILKKKIYNDGIIVPEEVIEYIASNITNNIRELEGALISLLAQSTLNRKEITLELTSEMIDKLVKSTRKEISIDYIQKIVCEYFGLPSDVLQTKTRKREIVQARQIAMFFSKSMTKSSLSTIGSIIGGKDHATVLHACKTVNNLMDTDKRFKSQIDDIEKRLKI; this comes from the coding sequence ATGATCCGAGATTTTCAGCAAGTTTGGCATAGCTGCCTTCAAATAATTAAAGATAATGTTTCTCCAGTAAGCTTTAAAACTTGGTTCGAACCAATCGTTCCAGTAAAATTGGAGAAAAGTATACTCACAATTCAAGTTCCGAGTCCATTCTTTTACGAGTACCTTGAAGAACAGTATATTGATATTCTTAGAAAAACATTGCGTAAAGAGTTAGGTTCAGATGCTAAGCTTGAGTACAGCGTTGTGATGGAGAACAATAGTTTTGCAAATAGCAAACCTTATACAGTAAAATTTCCAACACAGAATAAAACAGATCTTAAAAATAAGCCTGTATCTATTCCTGCTAATAATCAAGATTATCAGATAAAGAACCCATTTGTTATTCCTGGTATTAAAAAGTTGTATGTTGATCCTCAACTCAACCCCGACAATACATTTGCAAATTTTGTTGAAGGTGAATGTAATAGACTCGCACGTTCGGCTGGATTAGCAGTTTCTCATGCTCCAGGAAAAACTGCTTTCAACCCTTTATTATTATATGGTAACTCAGGTTTAGGTAAAACTCATTTAGCCCAAGCAATAGGGATTGAGGCTAAAGAAAAATTCCCTGAAAAAACTGTTCTTTATGTAAATGCTGCTAAATTTCAAACTCAGTTTGTTGAAGCAATTCGAAATAATAATAAGAATGATTTTCTTCATTTCTATCAGATGATCGATATTTTGATAATCGATGATGTTCATGAATTTGCTGGAAAGGAGAAAACGCAGGATACCTTCTTCCATATATTTAACCATTTACACCAATCAGGAAAGCAGTTAATATTTACATCAGATAAACCACCTGTTGAGTTACAAGGACTTGAGCAAAGATTACTATCAAGATTTAAATGGGGTTTATCAGCAGATTTGCAAGCACCAGATTTTGAAACACGAATTGCAATCCTTAAAAAGAAGATATATAACGATGGAATAATTGTTCCCGAGGAAGTGATTGAATACATTGCTTCAAATATAACAAATAATATAAGAGAGCTTGAAGGTGCACTAATCTCATTACTAGCTCAATCAACTTTAAATCGAAAGGAGATTACCCTGGAATTAACCTCCGAGATGATTGATAAACTGGTAAAAAGCACACGAAAAGAGATATCAATCGATTATATTCAAAAAATTGTTTGTGAGTATTTTGGCTTACCGTCTGATGTTTTACAAACCAAAACTAGAAAGCGGGAAATTGTTCAGGCTCGCCAAATTGCTATGTTCTTTTCAAAAAGTATGACAAAATCATCGCTTTCAACTATTGGAAGTATAATAGGAGGGAAAGATCATGCAACGGTGCTACATGCCTGCAAAACTGTAAACAACTTAATGGATACCGATAAACGTTTTAAGAGTCAGATTGATGATATTGAAAAACGTTTAAAAATATAA
- a CDS encoding tetratricopeptide repeat protein, which yields MKSYTMLKESILKFVIAPIILINILLPLSTNPQVIDSINARILRHKTDTSVLRVSLAELQKSSLIGSKKADSLVQIILYQSQRNKFSRGIALSYHYFGLKSLKNGDYKSSSTFFKKSLSIFEKLDDSTNIIVTNQSLASSYFNMGKQDSAILFCSKVIKSYKYRNELKNLASGYNTLGGIYWSKGNFSNAAEAFFKSLDIKVRIGDSLGVANTYNNIGILYDSQQKLPEALEMYNKSYEIYKKKGSKRGISKACNNIAIVLKNLNRYGEAIEMLLRSLEIDKELGNIDDQGKTLNNIGQLYININETASSLNYFNTAREIFHKNDNLNGETASVINMGCAHLKLRNYNFALSFFEQGLSMAKKIHSAELIKETYQHLYELYKKSGNINLALTYYECYSNFSDSLKSIENLNKLDELKIKYESDLKETEIALLNKNNLIEKFEKERQKSIKKLFVSISGLLLLVLCLLGFAWLTIKKDNQKLHLKNTEINTQKEEIEAQRDLLEDLNITLNNQNEEILDQRDQIDSKNRIIFASNRRLTENIEYASRIQKALLPDLDQISQCFSKHYIVYKPKDIVSGDFYWMWPQQDKIYFSVADCTGHGVSGAFMSILAYNYLKDSIITKGLSNPKDILSFIRNEFDNNLYRNMASHDIKDGLDIIVCCYNKIDNIIEYSGAHSSFYHIRDNSLVRYKTDRYSIGSRINQTNSFTQKQLKLQAGDRIVFYTDGYMDQLNKNRKTKIGSLNFKNLLQSSGNLDINEQKQKIEEFFDDWKGDYEQIDDVLVMCIEV from the coding sequence ATGAAATCGTATACTATGTTAAAGGAATCAATACTCAAATTCGTTATAGCACCAATAATTCTAATCAACATACTTTTACCATTAAGCACTAACCCTCAGGTAATTGATAGCATTAATGCTCGTATTTTAAGACATAAAACAGATACATCAGTTTTAAGGGTATCATTAGCTGAACTTCAAAAATCATCATTGATAGGTTCAAAAAAAGCAGATTCGTTGGTTCAAATTATTCTATACCAATCTCAACGAAATAAATTCTCTCGTGGTATTGCATTGTCCTATCACTATTTTGGTTTAAAGAGTCTGAAAAATGGAGATTACAAAAGTTCTTCTACTTTTTTTAAAAAATCATTAAGCATATTCGAAAAACTTGATGATAGCACAAATATAATAGTAACCAATCAATCTTTAGCGAGTTCTTATTTCAATATGGGAAAACAAGATAGTGCTATTCTATTCTGTTCTAAGGTAATAAAATCATATAAATATCGAAATGAATTAAAAAATCTTGCATCGGGGTACAATACTTTAGGAGGTATTTATTGGTCTAAAGGTAATTTTTCTAATGCAGCCGAGGCATTCTTTAAGAGCCTTGATATAAAAGTGAGAATTGGTGATAGTTTAGGTGTTGCCAATACATACAACAATATTGGAATTCTTTATGATTCGCAGCAAAAACTACCTGAAGCACTCGAAATGTATAACAAATCATATGAAATATATAAAAAGAAAGGAAGCAAAAGAGGAATTAGTAAAGCGTGTAACAATATTGCAATAGTACTTAAGAATCTAAATAGGTACGGAGAGGCTATTGAAATGCTTTTAAGATCTCTTGAGATAGACAAAGAATTAGGAAATATTGATGATCAGGGTAAAACATTAAATAATATAGGTCAACTTTATATTAACATTAATGAGACTGCTTCTTCATTAAACTATTTTAATACAGCAAGAGAGATTTTTCATAAGAACGATAATTTGAACGGTGAAACAGCATCGGTAATAAATATGGGCTGTGCACATTTAAAATTGAGGAACTATAATTTTGCCTTAAGTTTTTTTGAACAAGGTTTGTCAATGGCCAAAAAAATTCATTCCGCTGAGCTGATTAAAGAAACTTACCAGCATCTTTATGAATTGTATAAAAAAAGTGGGAATATTAACCTAGCTCTAACTTACTACGAATGTTATTCAAATTTCAGTGACTCTTTAAAGAGTATTGAAAATCTTAATAAATTAGATGAACTAAAGATTAAATATGAATCTGATCTTAAAGAAACTGAAATAGCTCTACTTAACAAGAATAATCTTATCGAGAAATTTGAAAAGGAAAGACAAAAATCAATAAAGAAACTTTTTGTTTCTATCTCAGGATTACTTCTTTTAGTATTATGCTTACTTGGTTTTGCTTGGCTAACAATAAAGAAAGATAATCAAAAGTTACATCTTAAGAATACAGAAATCAATACCCAGAAGGAAGAAATTGAGGCACAACGTGATTTACTTGAAGATCTGAATATAACCCTAAATAATCAGAATGAGGAAATATTAGATCAACGTGATCAGATTGATTCAAAAAACAGAATAATTTTTGCCTCAAATAGGCGTTTAACTGAAAATATTGAGTATGCATCAAGAATTCAGAAGGCTTTATTACCTGATCTAGATCAAATTAGCCAATGCTTTTCAAAACATTATATAGTTTATAAACCAAAGGATATTGTGAGTGGAGATTTTTATTGGATGTGGCCACAACAGGATAAAATCTATTTTTCAGTAGCCGATTGCACTGGTCATGGTGTTTCAGGTGCTTTCATGAGTATACTTGCTTATAATTACTTAAAAGATTCAATTATTACTAAGGGGTTATCAAATCCTAAAGACATTTTATCTTTTATTCGAAATGAGTTTGATAATAACCTATATAGAAATATGGCTAGCCATGATATTAAAGATGGTTTGGATATTATTGTTTGTTGCTACAATAAGATAGATAATATTATTGAATATAGCGGGGCTCACAGTTCTTTCTATCATATTCGAGACAATTCATTAGTTCGTTATAAAACTGATAGATATTCAATCGGAAGTCGAATAAATCAAACAAATTCGTTTACTCAAAAACAGCTAAAGCTTCAGGCTGGTGATAGAATAGTATTCTATACAGATGGTTATATGGATCAGTTAAATAAAAATAGGAAAACGAAGATTGGAAGTTTAAATTTTAAGAATTTACTTCAAAGTTCAGGAAATTTGGACATTAACGAACAAAAACAAAAAATCGAAGAATTCTTTGATGATTGGAAGGGAGACTATGAGCAGATAGATGATGTACTTGTAATGTGTATTGAAGTTTAA
- the cysQ gene encoding 3'(2'),5'-bisphosphate nucleotidase CysQ codes for MIDQTELRNLLSTAINASVKAGKLIMDVYNSNDFHVNLKSDKTPLTLADRLAHTEIANSLTQTRIPTLSEEGRNILYEERKGWEYFWLVDPLDGTKEFIKRNGEFTVNIALIINGFPILGVIYAPVLGDLYFSLKSEGSYKATSIKPISNSNLKYEELKLSSAKLPINQKRDKLTVLVSRSHMNQETEEYIKSLEKKYGEISYTNCGSSLKMCMIAEGAADLYPRFGPTWEWDTAAGQAIVEESGCHIVSMDTNHRLHYNKEEINNPWFIVKAKQEIG; via the coding sequence ATGATAGATCAAACAGAACTTAGGAATCTGCTTTCTACAGCAATTAATGCTTCGGTAAAAGCAGGTAAGTTAATTATGGATGTTTACAATTCAAATGATTTTCATGTAAATCTTAAGTCCGACAAGACCCCACTAACATTAGCTGATAGACTGGCTCATACAGAAATAGCAAATTCGCTCACCCAAACAAGAATTCCAACTTTAAGCGAAGAGGGTCGAAATATTTTATACGAAGAAAGAAAGGGCTGGGAATATTTTTGGTTGGTTGATCCTTTAGATGGCACGAAAGAATTTATTAAGCGTAATGGCGAATTTACCGTTAATATTGCTCTAATAATTAATGGATTTCCTATACTTGGTGTAATTTACGCTCCCGTTCTTGGCGATTTATACTTTTCTTTAAAATCAGAGGGTTCTTATAAAGCTACTTCGATTAAACCAATATCAAATTCCAATTTAAAATACGAAGAACTTAAACTTTCATCTGCTAAACTCCCAATAAATCAAAAACGTGATAAATTAACTGTTTTAGTAAGTCGTTCCCATATGAATCAAGAAACAGAGGAGTATATTAAATCTCTCGAAAAAAAATATGGTGAAATTAGCTACACTAATTGCGGTTCATCGCTAAAAATGTGCATGATTGCAGAAGGAGCTGCTGATCTTTATCCTCGTTTTGGTCCAACTTGGGAATGGGATACAGCTGCTGGACAGGCAATAGTTGAAGAGTCAGGATGTCATATAGTCTCGATGGATACAAACCATAGACTCCACTACAATAAGGAGGAAATTAATAATCCATGGTTTATTGTTAAGGCTAAGCAGGAAATTGGTTAA